One Aethina tumida isolate Nest 87 chromosome 5, icAetTumi1.1, whole genome shotgun sequence genomic window carries:
- the LOC109602807 gene encoding P-granule-associated novel protein 1, whose translation MKIFVLFSALLAVSYAEQCVYGEAGSQPQSLVTCKSVTTATMGNNIKLNDKSGPFESVTDLELTNFTGTLDSNTLSMFPKLKRLSIQDSNFPKISSVVFEKCCKDLKILSIRNNMATTIEAGTFKNLKELEELHLSNKIPKLSKDLLEGLVALKKLTLRKTKINEVDEDAFENMKTLETLELYDNTFPVIKPKTFAPLTELKKLSILDNPNLKLFPLDLLKEQKKLELLGLPVDILSKIEVATLKKQFPSLKKLEIKVDDKKKYENMLQQVEKEQMIISYLGDYV comes from the coding sequence ATGAAGATTTTTGTGCTATTCTCAGCACTTTTGGCGGTATCGTATGCGGAGCAGTGTGTTTACGGCGAGGCTGGCTCGCAGCCTCAGTCCTTGGTGACCTGTAAGTCTGTAACCACTGCTACAATGGGCAATAACATCAAACTAAACGATAAATCCGGCCCGTTTGAGTCCGTCACTGATTTGGAACTTACGAACTTCACCGGCACCTTGGACTCAAACACTCTGTCGATGTTCCCCAAATTGAAGAGATTGTCGATCCAAGATTCTAACTTCCCAAAAATTAGTAGCGTCGTATTCGAGAAATGCTGCAAAGACTTGAAGATCCTGTCGATCAGGAACAACATGGCAACAACCATTGAAGCAGGAACTTTCAAGAACTTGAAAGAGCTGGAGGAACTGCATCTTAGCAACAAGATCCCTAAACTCAGCAAGGACCTGCTGGAAGGCTTGGTGGCGTTGAAGAAGTTAACTTTGAGGAAAACCAAGATCAACGAAGTTGACGAAGACGCCTTTGAAAACATGAAGACATTGGAAACTTTGGAATTGTACGACAACACGTTCCCAGTAATCAAACCAAAAACATTCGCACCGTTGACCGAACTCAAAAAACTATCCATTTTGGACAACCCCAACTTGAAACTTTTCCCTCTGGATCTGCTGAAGGAACAGAAGAAATTGGAACTTTTGGGCCTGCCTGTCGATATCCTTAGCAAAATTGAAGTGGCCACCCTCAAGAAGCAATTCCCATcgcttaaaaaattagaaatcaaGGTTGACGACAAGAAAAAGTATGAGAATATGTTGCAACAAGTCGAAAAGGAACAAATGATTATTAGCTACCTTGGAGATTATGTGTAG
- the LOC109602808 gene encoding relaxin receptor 1-like, translating into MVFLVILAASFALSNAASCGFNQAAPRPDAITCNSATSASMGKNTKVNDKHGPFESIMDLDMTNFTGTLDETTLSMYPNLKTLTIQNSNFPKISSSMFEKCCKGLKKLSVRGNMETIIEPGSFKDLKQLEELNINNKITKLSKDLLEGLVALRTLTLKKTKIDEIDENVFEDLKTLENLEIYDNTFSQIKPKTFIPLIELKKLSILHNPNLKVFSLDLLKSQQKLEHLGLPAEILNEVDISILKTHFPALKKLEVPVDDKDNYENFLEKAKKEQLIVNFIDA; encoded by the coding sequence ATGGTGTTTTTGGTGATCTTAGCAGCAAGTTTTGCGTTATCAAATGCAGCTTCGTGTGGCTTCAACCAAGCAGCACCAAGACCTGATGCAATTACTTGTAATTCAGCCACAAGTGCAAGCATGGGTAAAAACACCAAGGTTAATGATAAACATGGTCCATTCGAATCGATTATGGACCTTGACATGACTAACTTTACTGGCACTTTGGACGAAACCACTCTGTCCATGTATCCCAATTTGAAAACATTGACTATTCAAAATTCGAACTTCCCTAAAATAAGCAGTTCCATGTTTGAGAAGTGCTGCAAAGGATTGAAGAAGTTGTCCGTTAGGGGTAACATGGAAACCATCATCGAACCGGGTAGTTTCAAAGACTTGAAACAACTGGAGGAGCTCAACATTAACAATAAGATCACGAAACTGTCCAAAGATTTATTGGAAGGATTGGTAGCGTTGCGAACATTAACTCTAAAGAAGACCAAAATCGATGAAATCGACGAAAACGTCTTTGAAGATTTGAAGACTTTGGAGAACTTGGAAATTTACGATAACACATTTTCACAAATTAAACCGAAAACATTCATCCCTTTGATTGAGCTGAAGAAGCTGTCGATTTTACACAATCCTAATTTGAAGGTGTTTTCGTTGGACTTATTAAAGTCGCAGCAAAAACTGGAGCATTTGGGTTTGCCCGCTGAAATCCTGAATGAAGTGGACATATCTATATTGAAAACGCACTTCCCAGCTCTCAAAAAACTTGAAGTGCCCGTTGATGACAAAGATAATTACGAAAACTTCTTAGAGAAGGCCAAGAAAGAACAGCTGATCGTTAACTTTATTGATGCATAG